A window from Tenacibaculum singaporense encodes these proteins:
- a CDS encoding class I SAM-dependent methyltransferase, whose product MKQNKYDDNDFFESYGKMPRSIDGLNSAGEWSVLQKMLPDFLNKNVLDLGCGYGWHCIYAKQQGAKNVTGVDLSKKMIDKAIENSKKLAINYIQTAIEDINFKSEEFDIVISSLAFHYLKDLKPVFNKINKTLKKGGSFIFSMEHPSFTSKPEQDWFLDKDGNRIHWPIDNYQDEGERKTHFLGHEVIKYHRTLETIINTVIKSGFDIQEISEPKPSELVLKKYPEMKDEMRRPIFIIISAIKNN is encoded by the coding sequence ATGAAACAGAACAAATATGATGATAATGATTTTTTTGAGAGTTATGGCAAAATGCCTCGCTCAATTGATGGCTTAAATTCTGCTGGCGAATGGAGTGTTTTACAAAAAATGCTGCCTGATTTTCTGAATAAAAATGTACTTGATCTTGGTTGTGGGTATGGGTGGCATTGTATTTATGCCAAACAACAAGGTGCCAAAAATGTGACTGGAGTTGATTTATCGAAAAAAATGATAGATAAAGCTATAGAAAACTCAAAAAAACTGGCTATTAATTATATACAAACAGCTATAGAAGATATAAACTTTAAATCAGAAGAATTCGATATTGTAATTAGTTCACTTGCATTCCACTATTTAAAAGATTTAAAACCTGTTTTTAACAAAATAAATAAAACTCTAAAAAAAGGAGGCAGTTTTATATTCTCTATGGAGCACCCATCGTTTACATCTAAACCAGAACAAGATTGGTTTTTAGATAAAGACGGAAATCGTATACATTGGCCTATAGACAACTATCAAGACGAAGGAGAAAGAAAAACTCATTTTTTAGGACATGAAGTAATTAAGTACCACAGAACCTTAGAAACCATAATTAACACTGTAATTAAATCAGGTTTTGATATTCAAGAGATTTCTGAACCAAAACCTTCTGAGCTAGTTTTGAAGAAATATCCTGAAATGAAAGATGAAATGAGAAGGCCTATTTTCATTATAATTTCCGCTATAAAAAATAACTAA
- the dnaG gene encoding DNA primase: MITQQTIDRVFESARVEEVIGEFVQLKKSGSNFKGLSPFTDERTPSFMVSPVKQIWKDFSTGKGGNAISFLMEHEHYTYPEAIRWLAKKYNIEIEETEQSDEQKQQMNERESMFLVSKFAKDYFHDVLMNTQNGRAIGLSYFKERGFREDTIEKFDLGYCKDEWDNFTKAALDKGYDLKYLKSTGLTIVKEGGAEDRKFDRFKGRVMFPIHSMSGRILGFGGRILTNDKKAAKYLNSPESDIYHKSKILYGLYQAKKEIAKEDNCFLVEGYTDVISFHQSGIENVVASSGTALTPDQIRLVNRLTQNITVLFDGDAAGIRASIRGIDLILEQGMNVRVVAFPEGEDPDSFAKAHSNAELKQYLEEKSQDFIEFKVSLLMKEAANDPVKKAGLIRDIVTSISKIPDGIQREVYVQECARIMDISERVLFSELAQLLKKGATATRKSSAGQDPNQPPPEYFQEQGQASMEAIKGGKGKLQHNINQLNILEKEVIRILLLYGNEIVDFVNWVDAVDERGRPFLEKEEYQNTVSNELYLNLQEDEIEFTNEIFRLTYYELIHQLNQDEKIKVDHLVMHENPQISSLVTNILMDEEKYNLSDWERKEVFVTETVKILPKLVTDAILNLRRVLIEEKIKEILQESQEQKAVPNLEEISNYTGLKKRLFEKLNRVI; this comes from the coding sequence ATGATAACCCAACAAACCATAGATAGAGTTTTTGAAAGCGCTCGAGTAGAGGAAGTGATAGGAGAATTCGTTCAGTTAAAAAAATCAGGAAGTAACTTTAAAGGGTTGAGTCCGTTTACAGACGAACGTACTCCTTCGTTTATGGTATCGCCTGTAAAACAAATTTGGAAAGATTTTAGTACGGGAAAAGGAGGAAATGCAATTTCATTTTTAATGGAACACGAGCATTATACCTATCCAGAAGCAATACGTTGGTTAGCGAAAAAATACAATATTGAAATTGAAGAAACCGAGCAGTCTGATGAGCAAAAACAACAGATGAATGAGCGAGAAAGTATGTTTCTGGTTTCAAAATTTGCCAAAGACTACTTTCATGATGTATTAATGAATACACAAAACGGAAGAGCAATTGGGCTGTCTTATTTCAAAGAGAGAGGGTTTAGAGAAGATACTATTGAAAAGTTTGATTTAGGGTATTGTAAAGACGAATGGGATAATTTTACCAAAGCAGCGTTGGATAAAGGTTACGATTTAAAGTATCTAAAATCTACAGGTTTAACGATTGTAAAAGAAGGAGGAGCAGAAGATAGGAAGTTCGACCGATTTAAAGGACGTGTGATGTTTCCTATTCACAGTATGTCTGGACGTATTTTAGGTTTTGGAGGTAGAATACTTACCAACGATAAAAAAGCCGCAAAATACCTGAATTCTCCTGAGAGTGATATCTATCATAAAAGTAAAATTCTTTACGGTCTATATCAAGCTAAAAAAGAAATAGCGAAAGAAGATAACTGTTTTTTAGTAGAAGGATATACTGATGTAATTTCATTTCATCAATCAGGAATTGAAAATGTCGTAGCCTCTTCTGGTACTGCATTAACGCCCGATCAAATTCGTTTGGTAAATCGATTAACACAGAATATAACTGTGCTTTTTGATGGTGATGCAGCAGGAATTAGAGCCTCAATTCGTGGAATCGATTTAATTCTTGAGCAAGGAATGAATGTAAGGGTAGTGGCTTTCCCTGAAGGTGAAGACCCTGATAGTTTTGCTAAAGCACACTCTAATGCTGAATTAAAACAGTATTTAGAAGAAAAATCACAAGACTTTATAGAGTTCAAGGTTTCTTTATTAATGAAAGAAGCGGCGAACGACCCTGTAAAAAAAGCAGGTTTAATTCGAGATATAGTTACAAGTATTTCTAAAATTCCTGATGGTATTCAACGAGAAGTGTATGTGCAAGAATGTGCACGTATTATGGACATTTCTGAGAGAGTATTATTTAGTGAGTTAGCCCAGTTGTTAAAAAAAGGAGCAACAGCAACGAGAAAGAGTAGTGCAGGGCAAGACCCTAACCAACCACCTCCAGAATATTTTCAAGAGCAAGGGCAAGCTTCAATGGAAGCAATAAAAGGAGGGAAAGGAAAGTTGCAACACAATATCAATCAGTTAAATATTCTTGAAAAAGAAGTTATAAGAATATTGTTATTGTATGGTAACGAAATTGTTGATTTTGTAAACTGGGTAGACGCAGTTGATGAAAGAGGACGTCCATTTTTAGAAAAAGAAGAATATCAAAACACGGTTTCAAACGAGTTGTACTTGAACTTACAGGAAGATGAAATAGAGTTTACCAACGAAATATTTCGATTAACCTATTATGAGTTAATTCATCAATTAAATCAAGATGAAAAAATTAAAGTAGATCATTTGGTAATGCACGAAAATCCACAAATATCTAGTCTTGTAACAAATATTTTGATGGATGAAGAAAAATACAATCTAAGCGATTGGGAGCGTAAAGAAGTTTTTGTAACGGAAACAGTAAAAATTCTTCCAAAGTTAGTAACGGATGCTATTTTAAACTTACGTAGAGTTTTGATTGAAGAAAAAATTAAAGAAATCTTACAAGAAAGCCAAGAGCAAAAAGCAGTTCCAAATCTAGAAGAAATAAGTAATTATACAGGGTTAAAAAAACGTCTTTTTGAAAAACTAAACCGTGTAATCTAA
- the nadE gene encoding NAD(+) synthase translates to MNTPKVAEHIINWLKDYATNAKVNGFVVGISGGIDSAVTSTLCAKTGLPTLCVELPIHQAKSQVSRANEHIKQLKERFSNVSEAEVNLTSTFEDFKTVVPPVESSPKVDLALANTRARLRMTTLYYFAGIQGLLVAGTGNKVEDFGVGFYTKYGDGGVDLSPIADLVKSEVYELAAYLDVPSSIQKAQPTDGLFGDSRTDEDQIGASYDELEWAMEMQNAGKNVDDFSGRELEVYKIYTRLNRINQHKMIPIPICEIPKELK, encoded by the coding sequence ATGAATACTCCTAAGGTTGCTGAACACATTATAAATTGGTTAAAAGATTACGCTACAAATGCCAAAGTAAATGGTTTTGTTGTAGGAATTTCTGGCGGTATTGATAGTGCAGTTACTTCAACTTTGTGTGCTAAAACTGGTTTACCTACGTTGTGTGTTGAGTTACCTATTCATCAAGCTAAAAGTCAAGTAAGCAGAGCTAATGAACACATAAAACAATTAAAAGAACGCTTTAGCAATGTAAGTGAAGCAGAAGTAAATTTAACCTCTACTTTTGAAGATTTTAAAACGGTCGTTCCTCCAGTAGAGTCTTCTCCTAAAGTAGATTTAGCTTTGGCAAACACCCGTGCTCGTTTACGTATGACAACTTTGTATTATTTTGCTGGCATACAAGGTTTACTAGTAGCAGGAACTGGAAATAAAGTGGAAGATTTTGGTGTAGGTTTTTATACCAAATACGGAGATGGTGGTGTTGATTTGAGTCCTATCGCTGACTTAGTAAAATCAGAGGTATATGAATTGGCCGCATATTTAGATGTTCCTTCTTCTATTCAAAAAGCGCAACCTACTGATGGTTTATTTGGTGATAGTAGAACAGACGAAGACCAAATAGGAGCTTCATACGACGAGTTAGAATGGGCAATGGAAATGCAAAATGCTGGTAAAAATGTGGATGACTTTTCTGGTAGAGAACTAGAGGTATATAAAATATACACGCGTCTTAACCGAATTAATCAGCATAAAATGATTCCTATTCCTATTTGTGAAATTCCTAAAGAATTAAAGTAA
- a CDS encoding Crp/Fnr family transcriptional regulator, translating to MLKKHLASYNILTKEEIDNFVSIVSYKKLNKGDFFIQEGNTCKEVAFIASGIFRSFYHSSDEKESTYCFLSENSFVTAYSSFISQTKTNENIQALTDVELYSITKEQFLALENSSTNWLRLFKIFAEQEYINLENRVFVLQNESAENRYKKLLETHPNYLKTIPLQYLASYLGITQRHLSRIRKSVFY from the coding sequence GTGCTCAAAAAACACTTAGCCTCATATAACATTCTTACCAAAGAAGAAATAGACAATTTTGTAAGTATAGTCAGCTATAAAAAACTTAACAAAGGTGATTTTTTCATACAAGAAGGCAATACTTGTAAAGAAGTTGCTTTTATAGCTTCAGGTATTTTTAGATCGTTTTATCATTCTTCAGATGAAAAAGAGTCTACTTATTGTTTTTTATCTGAAAATTCGTTTGTTACCGCATATTCATCCTTCATTTCTCAAACAAAAACCAACGAAAACATTCAAGCTTTAACAGATGTAGAACTATACAGTATTACAAAAGAACAATTTCTAGCGCTAGAAAATTCAAGCACCAACTGGCTACGCCTTTTTAAAATATTTGCTGAGCAAGAATATATAAACCTTGAAAACAGGGTTTTTGTGTTACAAAATGAAAGCGCTGAAAATCGTTACAAAAAACTGTTAGAAACGCATCCAAACTACTTAAAAACCATCCCACTACAGTACCTAGCTTCATATTTAGGCATAACACAACGACATTTAAGCCGAATTAGAAAATCAGTTTTTTATTAG
- a CDS encoding leucine-rich repeat domain-containing protein, producing MMKTITPFCFATLFAFNIYSQETIRIPDIGLEECLINLKIDSNGLNGSITISDAEYVTNLNINDPVTNKDLPNVYSKIKDLTGLESFPNLKRLDCFGNEITKIDLSQSSSISFLNCSENKIERLDVSKNPNLTYISCDYNKLTSLILGENPNIQSLYASYNQLTTLDVSNCPNLESMDVTGNKIKTIIVSKEQLANIPQGWYKDEKTTYATSNGVVADNKVTEEIVEEIVVEEAEKKTVKTTESKPEEVKKPVQKYAESFKQLVISEYEKSVLNEKYLKQIREDLMHKYDIKDEEITKWIEQYSKLHKTE from the coding sequence ATGATGAAAACAATTACCCCCTTTTGTTTTGCAACATTATTTGCATTTAACATCTACTCACAAGAAACTATTCGAATTCCAGATATTGGCTTAGAAGAATGTTTAATCAATTTAAAAATTGACTCTAATGGTTTAAATGGTAGTATTACAATTAGTGATGCAGAATATGTTACCAACTTAAATATTAACGATCCTGTTACAAACAAAGACTTACCTAATGTTTATTCTAAAATTAAAGATTTAACTGGTTTAGAAAGTTTTCCTAATTTAAAACGTTTAGATTGTTTTGGTAACGAGATTACAAAAATTGATTTATCGCAAAGCTCTTCTATTAGTTTCTTAAACTGTAGTGAAAACAAAATTGAGCGTTTAGACGTTAGTAAAAACCCTAACTTAACTTATATAAGTTGCGATTATAACAAATTAACATCTTTAATACTAGGTGAAAATCCTAATATTCAAAGTTTATACGCTAGTTACAATCAACTTACTACATTAGACGTTTCAAACTGTCCTAATTTAGAAAGTATGGATGTTACAGGAAATAAGATTAAAACTATTATCGTTAGTAAAGAACAACTAGCTAACATTCCTCAAGGTTGGTATAAAGACGAAAAAACTACGTATGCAACAAGTAATGGTGTTGTAGCGGACAACAAAGTTACAGAAGAAATTGTTGAAGAGATTGTTGTAGAAGAGGCAGAAAAAAAGACAGTAAAAACCACTGAAAGCAAACCTGAAGAGGTTAAAAAGCCTGTACAAAAGTATGCTGAAAGCTTTAAACAATTAGTTATTTCTGAATATGAGAAAAGTGTTTTAAATGAAAAATACTTAAAGCAAATAAGAGAAGATCTTATGCACAAATATGATATTAAAGATGAAGAAATTACTAAATGGATAGAACAATATAGTAAGCTTCATAAAACAGAATAA
- the tig gene encoding trigger factor — MNITKENVDALNAVVKVDIVAEDYQDKVTKVLNDYRKTANIPGFRKGHVPMGMVKKQYGKSVMIDEVNKLLQESLNKFLVEEKLDILGNPLPRVQEDFNWDADKFSFEFELGLAPEFDVNLQPKNKVTQYNIVATDELIEKEVENIQSRYGKMSAKDEATEETNVTGTFVNEEKEINKKSTISVKDIKGKTNLKKFVGAKVGDVLELKTKNLFEDEHKLQGALGVSHDEVHDLDIPVTFTIEEITEIEPAELDQELFDKLFADGSVKTVTELKDKIKEDAEKQFQQQADQQLLNAITENLVDNTKFDLPVEFLQKWLQTAGEKELTADEAVEEYNKSEKGLRYQLIEGKIMKDNDIKLDYAELVDYAKGFIRAQMAQFGNMNPEEKELDDIAGRILQNQDEARRLQEQLISQKLLAFYKENMSFETKEVSYEDFIKEVYK; from the coding sequence ATGAATATAACAAAAGAAAACGTAGATGCATTAAATGCAGTTGTAAAAGTTGATATTGTTGCAGAAGATTATCAAGATAAAGTAACAAAAGTATTAAACGATTACCGTAAAACAGCTAACATTCCAGGTTTTAGAAAAGGTCATGTACCAATGGGAATGGTAAAGAAGCAATACGGAAAATCAGTAATGATTGATGAGGTAAACAAGCTTTTACAAGAGTCGTTAAACAAATTCTTAGTTGAAGAAAAGTTAGATATCTTAGGTAACCCATTACCAAGAGTTCAAGAAGATTTCAATTGGGATGCTGATAAATTCTCTTTTGAGTTTGAATTAGGATTAGCTCCTGAGTTCGACGTAAACTTACAACCAAAAAACAAAGTAACTCAATATAACATAGTTGCTACAGACGAGTTAATCGAAAAAGAAGTTGAAAACATTCAATCTCGTTACGGTAAAATGTCTGCTAAAGACGAAGCTACAGAAGAAACTAACGTTACTGGTACTTTCGTAAACGAAGAGAAAGAAATCAACAAAAAATCTACAATTTCTGTAAAAGATATTAAAGGAAAAACAAACTTAAAAAAGTTTGTAGGTGCTAAAGTAGGAGACGTTTTAGAATTAAAAACTAAAAACTTATTTGAAGATGAGCACAAGTTACAAGGAGCTTTAGGAGTATCTCACGACGAGGTTCACGATTTAGACATTCCTGTAACTTTTACTATTGAAGAAATTACTGAGATAGAACCAGCAGAATTAGATCAAGAGTTATTTGATAAGTTATTTGCTGACGGAAGTGTAAAAACTGTAACTGAATTAAAAGACAAAATTAAAGAAGACGCAGAAAAGCAATTCCAACAACAAGCAGATCAACAATTGTTAAACGCAATTACTGAGAACTTAGTGGATAACACAAAGTTTGACTTACCAGTTGAATTCTTACAAAAGTGGTTACAAACTGCTGGAGAAAAAGAATTAACTGCAGATGAAGCTGTTGAAGAATATAACAAGTCTGAAAAAGGATTACGTTACCAATTAATCGAAGGAAAGATTATGAAAGATAACGATATCAAATTAGACTATGCAGAGTTAGTAGACTATGCAAAAGGATTTATTAGAGCTCAAATGGCTCAGTTTGGAAACATGAATCCAGAAGAAAAAGAATTAGATGATATCGCAGGAAGAATCTTACAAAACCAAGATGAAGCACGTCGTTTACAAGAGCAATTAATTTCTCAAAAATTATTAGCTTTCTATAAAGAAAACATGAGCTTTGAGACTAAAGAAGTTTCTTACGAAGATTTCATTAAAGAAGTATATAAGTAA
- the clpX gene encoding ATP-dependent Clp protease ATP-binding subunit ClpX codes for MSKEENLQCSFCGRKKPETDLLIAGLDAHICDKCIEQAHGIVEEEIAEAKTSDLSKDLTLKKPREIKAFLDEYIIGQDQTKRAMSVAVYNHYKRLLQTRDDEDEVEIEKSNIVLVGETGTGKTLVARTIARMLNVPFSIVDATVLTQAGYVGEDVESILSRLLQAADYDVEKAERGIVFIDEIDKIARKGDNPSITRDVSGEGVQQALLKLLEGAVVNVAPKGGRKHPEQKFIEVNTKDILFIAGGAFSGIDRIISKRLNMQAVGYSASVEEDKIDHDNLLQYITPLDLKSFGLIPEIIGRLPVLSYMNPLDEKTLRAILTEPKNSIIKQYTKLFSMDDVEFTMTEEALQFIVNKAVEYKLGARGLRSLCEAILTDAMFDMPSSEEKEFKVTKEYAESKLTKSALKKLRAAS; via the coding sequence ATGTCGAAAGAAGAAAATTTACAATGTTCCTTTTGTGGGCGTAAAAAACCAGAAACCGATTTATTAATCGCAGGTTTAGATGCACATATATGTGATAAATGTATTGAGCAAGCTCATGGAATTGTAGAAGAGGAAATAGCTGAAGCTAAAACAAGTGATTTATCAAAAGATCTTACCTTAAAAAAGCCAAGAGAAATTAAAGCTTTTTTAGATGAATATATCATAGGGCAAGATCAAACCAAAAGAGCCATGTCTGTAGCAGTGTACAATCACTATAAAAGATTGTTACAAACTAGAGATGACGAAGATGAGGTAGAGATTGAAAAATCAAATATCGTTTTAGTAGGAGAAACAGGAACAGGAAAAACCTTAGTAGCTCGTACAATTGCAAGAATGCTGAACGTACCATTTTCTATTGTAGATGCTACCGTGTTAACACAAGCAGGTTATGTAGGAGAAGATGTGGAAAGTATTTTGAGTCGTTTGTTACAAGCAGCTGATTACGATGTTGAAAAAGCAGAAAGAGGTATTGTATTTATTGATGAAATAGATAAAATAGCTCGTAAAGGAGACAATCCATCAATTACACGTGATGTTTCTGGTGAAGGTGTGCAACAAGCTTTATTAAAGTTATTAGAAGGAGCAGTTGTAAATGTAGCTCCTAAAGGAGGAAGAAAGCACCCAGAACAAAAGTTTATTGAAGTAAATACCAAAGATATTTTATTTATTGCTGGAGGAGCTTTCTCTGGAATAGATAGAATTATTAGTAAACGTTTAAATATGCAAGCGGTTGGTTATAGTGCCTCGGTAGAAGAAGATAAAATCGATCACGACAACTTATTACAATACATTACACCATTAGATTTAAAATCTTTCGGATTAATTCCAGAAATAATTGGTCGTTTACCAGTATTGAGTTATATGAATCCGTTAGATGAAAAAACACTTAGAGCTATTTTAACAGAGCCTAAGAACTCAATTATAAAGCAATATACCAAGTTGTTTTCAATGGACGATGTTGAGTTTACGATGACTGAAGAAGCATTACAGTTTATTGTTAACAAGGCAGTAGAGTATAAGTTAGGTGCTCGTGGATTACGTTCGTTATGTGAAGCTATTTTAACCGATGCGATGTTTGACATGCCAAGTTCTGAAGAAAAAGAATTTAAGGTAACAAAAGAATATGCAGAGTCGAAATTAACAAAGTCGGCATTAAAGAAATTAAGAGCTGCATCTTAA
- the gldB gene encoding gliding motility lipoprotein GldB produces the protein MRKILALVALVFISLSCKNDESNKLDVDVSTINVNVDVDRFDVDFYTTKLNELNKTKEKYPMLFPPQPDSVWVNKINNKDEQELFTETQKVFPDIEEEKEQLISLFKHVKYYNPRFVSPKVITMLTNIDYNNRIVYTDSLLLISLDSYLGKEHEFYNDYPAYVKQNNTKKHIVVDVAKAIVSKQMLPSMARSFIDKMIYRGKKMYLLDAYLPNIPDAVKIGYSQKKLEWAERNEEQIWMYFIEKDLLYSTSKDVDKRFLDLAPFSKFYMEEDGQSPGRIGEWIGWQIVRSYMQKNDVSLHQLLQTSEEEIFKNSRYKPKR, from the coding sequence ATGAGAAAAATTTTAGCACTAGTTGCGTTAGTTTTCATAAGCCTTTCATGTAAAAATGATGAAAGTAACAAGTTAGATGTAGATGTATCTACGATTAACGTAAATGTTGATGTAGACCGTTTTGATGTTGATTTTTATACAACTAAACTAAACGAATTAAATAAGACAAAAGAAAAGTATCCGATGCTTTTTCCTCCTCAACCTGATAGTGTTTGGGTAAACAAAATTAATAATAAAGATGAGCAAGAGTTATTTACTGAAACCCAAAAAGTTTTTCCTGATATAGAAGAAGAAAAGGAGCAGTTAATATCATTATTTAAGCATGTAAAATATTATAATCCAAGGTTTGTTAGTCCGAAAGTGATTACCATGCTAACAAATATTGATTATAATAACAGGATTGTGTATACTGATAGTTTATTGTTGATTTCTTTAGATTCTTACCTAGGAAAAGAACATGAGTTTTATAATGACTATCCGGCTTATGTAAAGCAAAATAATACTAAAAAACACATCGTAGTTGACGTTGCCAAGGCTATAGTAAGTAAACAAATGTTGCCAAGTATGGCGAGAAGTTTCATAGACAAAATGATTTATCGAGGAAAAAAAATGTATTTGCTAGATGCTTATTTACCTAACATACCTGATGCTGTAAAAATAGGGTATTCACAAAAGAAACTAGAGTGGGCAGAGAGAAATGAAGAACAAATTTGGATGTATTTTATAGAAAAAGATTTATTGTACAGTACTAGTAAAGATGTAGATAAACGTTTTTTAGATCTAGCTCCTTTTTCTAAGTTCTATATGGAAGAAGATGGTCAATCACCTGGTAGAATAGGAGAGTGGATTGGTTGGCAAATCGTACGTTCGTACATGCAAAAGAATGATGTATCTTTGCATCAATTATTACAAACAAGTGAAGAGGAAATCTTCAAAAACTCAAGATATAAACCAAAAAGATAA
- a CDS encoding NAD(P)H-dependent oxidoreductase has translation MKNILLINGHPDKESFNHALAASYKRGALKTDATIEEITITDLNFSPVLKYGYRKRTELEPDLQDSLAKIKKADHIVWVFPIWWAGYPAMMKGFIDRAFLPGITFQPIEGKPFPEKLLKGKTSRLIITSDTPSWYDYFFLKRPAIRQFKIATLEFCGIKPVKTTFFSVMKNSTPKRRNLWLNKVYTLGKNLQ, from the coding sequence ATGAAGAATATTTTATTAATAAACGGACATCCTGATAAAGAAAGTTTTAACCATGCACTAGCAGCTTCTTACAAAAGAGGCGCTTTGAAAACTGACGCTACAATCGAAGAAATTACCATTACAGATTTAAACTTTAGCCCTGTACTTAAATATGGTTATCGAAAAAGAACTGAACTTGAACCTGATTTACAAGATTCATTAGCTAAAATTAAAAAAGCTGATCATATTGTTTGGGTCTTTCCTATTTGGTGGGCTGGTTACCCTGCAATGATGAAAGGTTTTATTGACAGAGCATTTTTACCTGGAATTACTTTTCAACCTATTGAAGGAAAACCTTTTCCTGAAAAGCTTTTAAAAGGTAAAACATCTCGACTTATTATAACTTCTGATACACCTAGTTGGTATGACTACTTTTTTTTGAAAAGACCTGCTATTAGACAGTTTAAAATAGCAACATTAGAATTTTGTGGTATTAAACCTGTTAAAACTACTTTCTTTTCAGTAATGAAAAATTCAACTCCTAAACGAAGAAATTTGTGGCTAAATAAGGTATATACTTTAGGTAAAAACCTACAGTAA
- the clpP gene encoding ATP-dependent Clp endopeptidase proteolytic subunit ClpP: MDYGKEFEKYATKHHGINSNYYGKITSSLTPYIMEERQMNITQMDVFSRLMMDRIIFLGTGINDQVANIIQAQLLFLESVDANKDISIYINSPGGGVYAGLGIYDTMQFIKPDVATICTGMAASMGAVLMCAGEKGKRSALPHSRIMIHQPLGGAQGQASDIEITAREILKLKDELYQIISKHSGQTVEKVNQDSDRDYWMKAEEAKAYGMVDEILTRK; the protein is encoded by the coding sequence ATGGATTACGGAAAAGAGTTCGAAAAATACGCAACTAAGCACCACGGAATAAATAGTAACTACTATGGGAAAATTACAAGTAGTTTAACGCCATATATTATGGAAGAACGTCAGATGAATATTACTCAAATGGATGTTTTTTCTCGTTTAATGATGGATAGAATTATCTTTTTAGGTACTGGAATTAACGACCAAGTAGCTAATATAATTCAAGCACAATTATTATTCTTAGAAAGTGTAGATGCGAATAAAGATATTTCAATTTACATCAACTCACCAGGAGGTGGAGTATATGCTGGTTTAGGTATTTATGATACTATGCAGTTTATTAAACCAGATGTAGCAACAATTTGTACAGGTATGGCTGCTTCTATGGGAGCTGTGTTAATGTGTGCAGGAGAAAAAGGAAAACGTTCTGCGTTACCACATTCTCGTATTATGATTCACCAACCATTAGGTGGAGCACAAGGGCAAGCATCTGATATTGAAATTACAGCTCGTGAAATTTTAAAATTAAAAGATGAGTTGTATCAAATAATATCAAAACACTCAGGTCAAACAGTAGAAAAAGTAAACCAAGATTCTGATAGAGATTATTGGATGAAAGCCGAAGAAGCGAAAGCTTATGGTATGGTAGACGAAATTTTAACTAGAAAATAA
- a CDS encoding phage holin family protein — translation MKTFLKVLLTALAVIVLANILPGVTVASYTTAVIVAVVIALLNLFVRPLLVFFTLPATIVTLGLFLFVINAVIILLADKLVSGFAVSGFFTALLFSVLLSIFRSLMFSLLKEGDE, via the coding sequence ATGAAAACATTTTTAAAGGTATTGTTAACGGCATTGGCAGTAATTGTATTGGCAAATATTTTACCAGGAGTAACGGTAGCTAGTTATACAACCGCAGTAATTGTGGCAGTAGTAATTGCTTTGTTAAATCTATTTGTGCGTCCGTTGTTAGTGTTTTTTACACTACCAGCAACCATTGTTACGCTAGGGTTGTTCCTATTTGTAATTAATGCGGTAATTATATTATTGGCAGATAAATTAGTGTCAGGATTTGCTGTTAGCGGATTTTTTACAGCGCTCTTGTTCAGTGTATTGCTGTCAATTTTCAGATCGTTAATGTTTTCGCTATTAAAAGAAGGAGATGAATAA
- a CDS encoding TlpA family protein disulfide reductase → MDTSKTVTSIKVTDFNQNEVDLLKKYANKILLLLFYNNACLGCTGRAIPLAYKFKQTYQDIEVIGIHSNFSSNTVTKEDILSIFTINELPFPIYMDNNHEMYDFFNSEGTPQWVLLTPKGEVYRSIFGSQDNAQNRLYYALESLTENEG, encoded by the coding sequence ATGGATACTAGCAAAACCGTAACATCAATAAAAGTCACCGATTTTAATCAAAACGAAGTTGATTTACTTAAAAAATATGCTAACAAAATTCTATTGCTTTTATTTTATAATAATGCTTGCTTGGGTTGTACTGGTAGAGCTATTCCACTAGCCTACAAGTTTAAGCAAACCTATCAAGACATTGAGGTTATTGGTATTCATAGTAATTTTAGCAGCAACACTGTTACTAAAGAAGACATTCTAAGTATTTTTACTATAAACGAGCTTCCATTCCCTATTTATATGGATAACAATCACGAAATGTATGATTTTTTTAATTCGGAAGGAACACCACAGTGGGTACTACTAACTCCTAAAGGTGAAGTATATCGATCTATTTTTGGTTCACAAGATAATGCACAGAACAGGTTATATTATGCTTTAGAAAGCTTAACTGAAAAT